A section of the Chryseobacterium ginsenosidimutans genome encodes:
- a CDS encoding AAA family ATPase, with product MEEKEEVQKIIRRLRVAVIFFCVEIIYLGKTKTMRLVAIYTKDHFLFSESLVNLGGKYIYDVKHKQENKYEVTRIPNTNYIENFWGENLSLVSAIVGENGAGKTSFFRNLNKIFSPYDRQDRNFDSIFIFENLLEDSYCYFSEKFKIDEIIKIRRNEIETIYYSPVIDYDLTDINSQISMINYHSESISTFYLQNIQRHLFFLKNTVLIESLKKSYEHFPSYEKLTIKANQLYKDDFERVHIQTTLGNNFYRVRNDLMELAKYQPYCFPSEDAVEEYFNKHKGIQDELKDLWNVYKNSDDYSHLLHDGKDFMKNLEINILSFLVINDTFAMNNDNGGYDFNKILEAENFTDKLHHFFNKYIIQTNQTFYRALLKGKEELHIEDSEILLKELTDNISLKDGTFPGGFKIESINKTIKNHILIFRNILDFHTQINQLTGEESTTEIEGGIEIDIQKLDLESFNKFIKTYEVLKDKLTDSLPNKSRDILEIKSTKKLSTGEKALLDLYSSIYDYLKIFGDHQYNENCIFLLDEADLGFHPEWKKRYINALTTTLPILTNSVKDKIKNIQIIFATHDPLTLSDIPNTNVAYLKKEPTTTKVLSQDEKPTKSFGANITDLLADSFFIKDGLIGDFAKEKIDHVIKYLNGDESSLITDKIEAKRIINIIDEPILKYKLEDMYFEKFPEEYNKEKEIEELMKKAQELGLNIQR from the coding sequence GTGGAAGAAAAAGAAGAAGTTCAGAAAATAATTAGAAGATTACGGGTTGCCGTAATCTTTTTTTGTGTAGAAATCATATATTTGGGAAAAACAAAAACCATGAGACTTGTAGCAATCTACACAAAAGACCATTTTTTATTTTCTGAATCATTAGTCAACCTTGGAGGGAAGTACATTTACGACGTAAAACACAAACAAGAAAATAAATATGAAGTGACAAGAATTCCTAATACCAATTATATTGAAAATTTTTGGGGTGAAAATTTATCCTTAGTATCAGCAATTGTTGGAGAAAATGGAGCTGGAAAAACAAGTTTTTTCAGGAATCTTAATAAAATATTTTCACCTTATGATAGACAAGATAGAAACTTTGATTCTATTTTTATTTTTGAAAATTTATTAGAGGATAGTTATTGTTATTTCTCTGAAAAATTTAAAATTGACGAAATTATTAAAATCAGAAGAAATGAAATTGAAACAATTTATTACTCTCCAGTTATTGATTATGATTTAACTGATATTAATTCACAGATAAGTATGATTAACTATCATAGCGAATCAATTTCTACATTTTATCTTCAAAACATTCAAAGGCATTTATTCTTTCTAAAAAATACTGTCCTAATTGAAAGTTTAAAAAAATCATATGAACATTTTCCTTCGTATGAAAAATTAACAATTAAAGCGAACCAACTATATAAAGATGATTTTGAAAGGGTTCATATCCAGACAACATTAGGTAATAATTTTTATAGGGTTAGAAATGATTTAATGGAATTAGCTAAATATCAACCCTACTGTTTTCCTAGTGAAGATGCAGTGGAGGAATATTTTAATAAGCACAAAGGTATACAAGATGAATTAAAAGATCTTTGGAACGTATACAAAAATTCTGACGATTATTCTCATCTTTTACATGACGGAAAAGATTTCATGAAGAATCTAGAAATAAATATTTTATCATTCTTAGTTATCAATGATACTTTTGCTATGAATAACGATAATGGAGGATACGATTTTAATAAAATTTTAGAAGCAGAAAACTTCACAGACAAATTGCATCATTTTTTCAATAAATACATAATTCAAACAAACCAAACTTTCTATAGAGCTTTACTAAAAGGCAAAGAGGAACTACATATTGAAGATTCTGAAATTTTATTAAAAGAATTAACGGACAACATTAGTTTAAAAGATGGTACTTTCCCCGGTGGATTCAAAATCGAGAGTATCAATAAAACGATAAAAAATCATATACTTATTTTTAGAAATATATTAGATTTTCATACGCAAATAAATCAACTTACAGGTGAAGAATCCACTACAGAGATTGAAGGTGGAATCGAAATAGATATTCAGAAGTTAGACTTAGAATCTTTTAATAAATTTATCAAAACATATGAGGTTCTTAAAGACAAATTAACTGATTCACTTCCTAATAAAAGTCGAGATATATTAGAAATTAAGTCAACAAAAAAACTATCAACAGGAGAAAAAGCACTATTAGATTTATATTCTTCCATTTATGATTATTTAAAAATATTTGGAGACCATCAATATAACGAAAATTGTATTTTTTTACTAGATGAAGCTGACTTAGGATTTCATCCCGAATGGAAAAAGAGATACATCAATGCTCTTACAACAACTTTACCTATTCTAACAAACTCTGTTAAAGACAAAATTAAAAATATCCAGATAATTTTTGCAACACACGATCCCTTAACTTTGTCTGATATTCCTAACACAAATGTAGCTTATTTAAAAAAAGAACCAACTACCACTAAAGTTTTATCACAAGACGAAAAACCTACAAAATCTTTTGGGGCAAATATAACAGATCTTCTTGCTGATAGCTTCTTTATAAAAGATGGTCTAATCGGAGATTTTGCAAAAGAGAAAATTGATCACGTTATTAAATATTTAAATGGTGATGAAAGTAGTCTAATAACAGATAAGATAGAAGCAAAAAGAATAATTAACATAATTGATGAACCTATTCTTAAATACAAATTGGAGGATATGTATTTTGAGAAATTTCCTGAAGAATATAACAAGGAAAAAGAAATAGAGGAATTAATGAAAAAAGCACAAGAATTAGGTCTAAATATTCAAAGATAA
- a CDS encoding helix-turn-helix transcriptional regulator, whose amino-acid sequence MSSNKNALIRYKTLDKCLKNKYRQYTLEDLIDECSEALFEFEGKESFVSKRTVQLDLQNMRSEKFGYEAPIEVYDRKYYRYSDPDYSIHNISVNESDLKAMNNAVQILKQFKDFSMFKDMNGVIQKLEDSIHATSQKSIIHLDKNEQLRGLEYIDILYESVLNKKVLEITYKSFKAKEENILTVHPQLLKEYNNRWFLICWHKNAIYNLALDRIENVEVDEKINYIDKDFDADRYFGEVIGATVSETQRPQNVIFKINTKHAPYVKTKPFHHSQEIIKEDESATTFKICVQLNFELERMILGLGEFITVLKPDKLKKRIQNSLKEACENYMQDNLEV is encoded by the coding sequence ATGTCATCTAACAAGAACGCTCTTATCCGCTATAAAACTTTAGATAAATGTCTCAAAAACAAATACCGGCAATATACTTTGGAAGATTTGATTGATGAATGTTCCGAAGCATTGTTTGAGTTTGAAGGAAAGGAATCTTTTGTAAGCAAGAGAACGGTGCAGCTTGATCTGCAGAATATGCGCAGTGAAAAGTTCGGTTATGAAGCTCCGATTGAGGTTTACGACAGAAAATATTACCGATACAGCGATCCCGATTACAGTATTCATAATATTTCGGTGAATGAAAGCGATCTGAAAGCGATGAATAATGCCGTACAGATTTTAAAGCAGTTTAAGGATTTTTCGATGTTTAAGGATATGAACGGAGTCATTCAGAAACTGGAGGATTCTATTCATGCGACGAGCCAGAAATCAATTATTCATTTAGATAAAAATGAGCAGTTAAGGGGTTTGGAATATATTGATATTCTGTATGAAAGTGTTTTGAATAAGAAGGTTCTGGAAATTACCTATAAAAGTTTTAAAGCAAAAGAGGAAAATATTCTGACCGTTCATCCACAGTTATTGAAAGAATACAACAACCGTTGGTTCTTAATTTGCTGGCACAAAAATGCAATTTATAATCTTGCTTTAGACCGAATTGAAAACGTTGAAGTTGATGAAAAGATTAATTATATTGATAAGGATTTTGACGCAGACCGGTATTTTGGCGAAGTGATCGGTGCAACAGTCTCTGAAACTCAACGTCCTCAAAATGTTATTTTTAAAATTAACACAAAACATGCTCCTTATGTGAAAACAAAACCTTTTCATCATTCGCAGGAGATAATAAAAGAGGATGAAAGCGCAACAACTTTTAAGATTTGTGTACAACTGAATTTTGAACTGGAAAGAATGATCTTGGGTCTGGGAGAATTTATAACAGTTTTAAAACCTGATAAGCTTAAAAAGAGAATTCAGAACAGTTTGAAAGAAGCCTGCGAAAATTATATGCAGGATAATTTGGAGGTTTAG
- a CDS encoding RtcB family protein translates to MGTQGDGNHFLFVGISKNTGNTMLVTHHGSRAPGAALYDKGMKIANRFRQEISPETLKENAWIPYETEEGKSYWEALQLIRTWTKENHTSIHDAVLHKMNIEKQDRYWNEHNFVFKDGDLFYHAKGATPLDDKFMPDITGPRLIPLNMSEPVLIVQGKTNERNLGFAPHGAGRNFSRTQHKKSLAHKTIEEVFAEETQGLDIRFFSNEIDISELPTAYKSAKNVRAQIEEYELCEVLDEVMPYGCIMAGDVQKNAPWKKKKKFRK, encoded by the coding sequence ATGGGAACACAAGGCGATGGAAACCATTTCTTATTTGTCGGAATTTCTAAAAATACAGGAAATACCATGTTGGTGACTCACCACGGATCGAGAGCTCCGGGAGCTGCTTTGTACGATAAAGGAATGAAAATCGCCAACCGTTTCAGACAGGAAATCTCCCCTGAAACATTGAAGGAAAACGCATGGATTCCTTACGAAACTGAAGAAGGAAAATCCTATTGGGAAGCATTGCAATTGATAAGAACCTGGACGAAAGAAAACCATACTTCAATCCATGATGCTGTTTTACATAAAATGAATATCGAAAAACAAGATAGATATTGGAACGAACATAATTTTGTTTTCAAGGACGGAGATTTATTTTATCACGCAAAAGGTGCAACGCCGTTGGACGATAAATTTATGCCGGATATTACGGGACCAAGATTGATTCCGTTGAATATGTCGGAACCTGTTTTGATCGTTCAGGGAAAAACAAATGAGAGAAATCTTGGTTTTGCACCACATGGAGCAGGAAGAAATTTCAGCAGAACGCAACATAAAAAATCATTGGCTCATAAAACCATTGAAGAAGTTTTTGCAGAAGAAACTCAGGGATTAGATATCCGTTTCTTCTCGAATGAAATTGATATTTCTGAACTTCCAACTGCGTATAAAAGTGCCAAAAATGTAAGAGCACAAATTGAAGAATACGAATTGTGTGAAGTGTTGGATGAAGTGATGCCTTACGGATGTATCATGGCGGGTGATGTTCAGAAGAATGCGCCGTGGAAGAAAAAGAAGAAGTTCAGAAAATAA
- a CDS encoding HopJ type III effector protein — MLLEQIKNSPETIQFKDVIVYIDKNYNFTPTKFTNGNTVNEADENNGSCKVFSFGKLNDLSKDEVLSLFGDFYREDVLKNPEGTDHQNIRNFMEFGWDGISFEGEALIRK, encoded by the coding sequence ATGCTATTAGAACAAATAAAAAATTCTCCTGAAACGATTCAGTTTAAAGACGTCATTGTTTATATAGATAAAAATTACAATTTCACACCGACCAAATTTACGAACGGAAATACAGTAAATGAAGCAGATGAAAATAATGGTTCGTGCAAAGTTTTCAGCTTCGGAAAGCTGAATGATTTGTCAAAAGATGAGGTTTTGAGCCTTTTTGGAGATTTTTACAGAGAAGATGTCTTGAAAAATCCCGAAGGAACAGATCATCAGAACATCAGAAACTTTATGGAATTCGGTTGGGATGGGATTTCGTTTGAGGGTGAAGCTTTAATCAGGAAATAA
- a CDS encoding YceI family protein has product MKRLLLFAMMCVSMSFVFAQKKGDKVVKVTSSEIRWWGYKVVKTLPTTHSGTVKLKSGKFTFDKTVLVDGEFVIDMKSIMAGDISSQDEDMVKLTNDLKSTNFFEVKKFPLAKFHLTKIIPLANSEFNSTVYGDITIKGVRKTITFPANVYITQFTVVIESAKFSLNRRDFKVFYQSSLKDYFIKNEMDIQFKLSTAVLDNENRTPAKKKK; this is encoded by the coding sequence ATGAAAAGATTACTATTGTTTGCTATGATGTGTGTAAGCATGTCATTTGTTTTTGCTCAGAAAAAAGGAGATAAAGTGGTGAAGGTAACATCGTCAGAAATCAGATGGTGGGGTTATAAGGTTGTAAAAACACTTCCTACTACCCATTCCGGGACGGTAAAGCTGAAAAGCGGAAAATTCACTTTTGATAAAACAGTTTTGGTAGACGGAGAATTTGTGATTGATATGAAATCGATCATGGCGGGTGATATTTCAAGCCAGGATGAAGATATGGTAAAATTAACAAACGATCTTAAGAGCACAAATTTCTTCGAGGTTAAAAAATTCCCTCTTGCGAAATTTCATTTAACGAAGATTATTCCTTTAGCAAACAGTGAGTTTAACTCTACGGTTTACGGAGATATTACGATTAAAGGTGTAAGAAAAACGATCACTTTTCCTGCAAACGTTTATATTACTCAGTTTACAGTAGTAATTGAATCTGCAAAATTCTCTTTAAACAGAAGAGATTTCAAAGTATTCTATCAGTCTTCATTGAAAGATTATTTCATTAAAAACGAAATGGATATTCAGTTTAAGCTGTCAACTGCTGTATTGGATAACGAAAACAGAACTCCTGCAAAGAAGAAAAAATAA
- a CDS encoding alpha/beta hydrolase, with amino-acid sequence MKIYVVSGLGADFKVLEKIQFPEHHEVIFIDWLIPHQNEEFSQYVKRMAEKIDDSEPFYLLGYSFGGIIVQEINKMKPAQKIVILGSIKSDKEKSRLIRTGQVTRIPKILPIRFFNDKTTNIYSVVRKFFDPKNPKVLQYFMVRDPYYLKWSIEKISDWKFDENPDVIQILGDKDIVFPIKNSKPDFIIKGGTHLFPIMKFKEVSNILGGVLD; translated from the coding sequence ATGAAAATTTATGTAGTAAGCGGTCTCGGTGCAGATTTTAAGGTTTTGGAAAAAATTCAGTTTCCGGAACATCATGAAGTTATTTTTATTGATTGGCTGATTCCGCATCAGAATGAAGAATTTTCTCAATATGTGAAAAGAATGGCCGAAAAAATTGATGACTCAGAGCCTTTCTATTTACTGGGGTATTCCTTCGGTGGTATTATAGTTCAGGAAATAAATAAAATGAAACCTGCCCAAAAAATCGTGATACTGGGAAGTATAAAATCTGATAAAGAAAAATCACGTTTAATAAGAACGGGGCAAGTCACAAGGATTCCTAAAATATTACCTATACGGTTCTTCAATGATAAAACTACAAATATATATTCTGTTGTCAGAAAATTCTTTGATCCGAAGAATCCTAAAGTATTACAGTATTTCATGGTAAGAGACCCTTATTATTTAAAATGGTCTATCGAAAAAATATCCGATTGGAAATTTGACGAAAATCCTGATGTTATCCAGATCTTAGGTGACAAGGATATTGTGTTTCCTATAAAAAACTCCAAACCGGATTTTATCATTAAAGGAGGGACTCATTTATTTCCTATTATGAAATTTAAAGAAGTATCTAATATTTTAGGGGGTGTATTGGATTAA
- a CDS encoding DUF1800 domain-containing protein has translation MTASSLINNKHLLWRAGFGAGLNQLEDLKNKDIKTLINDLFKEEAFLYINYNTPDVETIDYMNDKSPAEKKKEIQKINREQNEELNLNFLDKMVNSKEQLREKMAFFWHGHFASRVQNPKFNRQILNVVRKNALGNFKDLLFEVSQAPAMLNFLNNQQNKKDHPNENFAREVMELFTMGRGNYTEKDIREGARAFTGWGYDKEGNFLERKKLHDEGTKNFLGKTGNFTGTDALDIILEQKATSKFITTKIYKFFVNENVDESIVNKLSESFYQSNYDIKKLMTDIFASSWFYDKKNIGNRIKSPIELMAGMMRTLPMNIQNPENLIVYQKLLGQMLLYPPNVSGWPNGKSWIDSSTLMLRLQIPQIWSGLRPLDYRPKEDDDLDMGMKNNTNTLTKSFKNPNITIDWARVEKAFNGKNVEDYLIQSSKSLDISSVKNFSDNSVKMNVINLMSTPEYQLM, from the coding sequence ATGACAGCTTCATCACTCATTAACAATAAACATCTTCTTTGGCGCGCAGGTTTTGGTGCAGGTCTCAACCAGCTTGAAGATCTGAAAAATAAAGATATTAAAACTTTGATTAATGATCTGTTTAAAGAAGAGGCGTTTCTTTATATTAATTATAATACACCTGATGTAGAAACTATCGACTATATGAACGATAAATCTCCTGCGGAAAAGAAAAAGGAAATCCAAAAAATCAACCGTGAGCAAAACGAAGAGCTGAATCTTAATTTTCTTGATAAAATGGTCAACAGCAAGGAACAATTAAGAGAAAAAATGGCATTTTTCTGGCACGGACATTTTGCATCGAGAGTACAAAACCCAAAATTCAACAGACAGATTTTAAATGTCGTCAGAAAAAACGCGCTGGGGAATTTTAAAGATCTTTTATTTGAAGTAAGCCAGGCTCCTGCAATGCTTAATTTTCTGAATAATCAACAGAATAAAAAAGACCATCCCAACGAAAATTTCGCCCGCGAGGTTATGGAACTTTTCACAATGGGACGAGGAAACTACACCGAAAAAGACATCAGAGAAGGCGCAAGAGCTTTTACAGGTTGGGGATATGATAAAGAAGGAAATTTTCTGGAAAGAAAAAAACTTCACGATGAAGGTACAAAAAACTTCCTCGGAAAAACCGGAAACTTCACAGGAACGGATGCTTTAGATATCATTCTTGAACAAAAAGCAACATCAAAATTTATTACCACTAAAATTTATAAATTTTTCGTTAATGAAAATGTAGACGAAAGTATCGTTAATAAACTAAGCGAAAGCTTTTACCAATCCAATTACGACATCAAAAAACTCATGACCGACATATTTGCAAGTTCATGGTTTTATGATAAAAAAAATATCGGAAACAGAATAAAATCACCTATTGAATTGATGGCAGGAATGATGCGAACTCTTCCGATGAATATTCAAAATCCTGAAAACCTCATTGTTTATCAGAAATTATTGGGACAAATGCTTCTATATCCACCGAATGTTTCAGGGTGGCCCAATGGAAAATCGTGGATCGACAGTTCCACTTTAATGCTACGGCTACAAATTCCTCAAATCTGGTCAGGTTTACGACCACTCGATTATCGTCCGAAAGAAGATGATGATCTTGATATGGGAATGAAAAACAATACCAATACATTGACTAAAAGTTTTAAAAATCCGAATATTACAATAGATTGGGCAAGAGTCGAAAAGGCTTTTAATGGGAAAAATGTTGAAGATTATTTAATTCAAAGTTCCAAATCTTTGGATATAAGTTCGGTTAAAAACTTCTCGGACAACAGTGTAAAAATGAATGTCATTAATCTAATGTCAACACCTGAATATCAGTTAATGTAA
- a CDS encoding DUF1501 domain-containing protein, whose translation MLIKRREFLKISSLATASLLMPNFLKAMTFDEALEPNQKILIVLQFTGGNDGLNTIIPTKNDIYFKERNKIAIQDSLQLNDEAGINPALSYFKELHDNGELSVLNNVGYPNPDKSHFRSMDIWHSASKSDEYLETGWLGRFLDEECYNCEHPTQALEVDDMLSLALKGENNKAFAFKDPKRLYQTSQEKYFKSLYDHHHDDETVSYLYQTLGSTINNADYIFEKSKAKKTEQTYPNSQLGKDFKTVASLIKSDINTRVYYLSIGSFDTHVNQNERQQKLFGDINEAIKSFVSDMKSNGLFDDILLMTFSEFGRRVAQNASNGTDHGTANQMFFISGGLKKKGILNALPDLTNLNEGDLIYTEDFRKVYATVLKNWLKADSSKVLGWKNGIYDFV comes from the coding sequence ATGTTAATCAAAAGAAGAGAATTCCTAAAAATAAGTTCATTGGCTACCGCATCTTTATTGATGCCGAATTTTTTGAAAGCAATGACATTCGATGAAGCACTGGAACCGAATCAAAAAATATTAATCGTACTTCAATTTACAGGAGGAAATGATGGCTTGAATACAATTATTCCCACAAAAAACGATATTTATTTTAAAGAAAGAAATAAAATAGCCATTCAGGATTCTTTACAATTGAATGATGAAGCGGGAATCAATCCTGCGCTCTCCTACTTTAAAGAACTTCACGATAACGGTGAGCTTTCAGTTTTAAATAATGTAGGTTATCCCAATCCTGATAAATCACACTTCCGGAGCATGGATATTTGGCATTCTGCAAGTAAAAGTGATGAATATCTGGAAACCGGCTGGCTGGGAAGATTTTTGGATGAAGAGTGCTACAATTGCGAACATCCGACTCAGGCACTGGAAGTTGATGATATGCTGAGTTTAGCCTTAAAAGGTGAAAACAATAAAGCTTTTGCCTTCAAAGATCCAAAAAGATTATACCAGACAAGTCAGGAAAAATACTTCAAATCATTGTACGATCACCATCATGATGACGAAACCGTTTCTTATTTGTACCAGACTTTAGGTTCTACAATCAACAACGCCGATTATATTTTCGAAAAAAGCAAAGCCAAAAAGACTGAACAGACTTATCCGAATTCCCAATTGGGAAAAGACTTTAAAACGGTGGCATCCCTGATAAAATCTGACATCAATACAAGAGTTTATTATCTTTCCATCGGAAGTTTCGATACCCACGTCAACCAAAATGAAAGACAGCAAAAATTATTCGGAGATATTAATGAAGCTATAAAATCTTTCGTTTCAGACATGAAAAGCAATGGGCTTTTTGATGATATTTTATTAATGACTTTCTCGGAATTCGGTCGTCGGGTAGCACAAAATGCAAGTAACGGAACCGATCACGGAACGGCCAATCAGATGTTTTTTATCAGCGGCGGCTTAAAAAAGAAAGGAATTCTGAATGCCCTTCCGGATTTAACAAACCTGAATGAAGGAGATTTAATTTATACCGAAGATTTCAGGAAAGTCTATGCAACTGTTCTCAAAAACTGGCTCAAAGCAGATTCTTCCAAAGTTCTAGGCTGGAAAAACGGCATTTACGATTTTGTTTAA
- a CDS encoding glucokinase has protein sequence MILNPKFPLYLPGVKNGNNDNVSIIGANLREDITTLGYFVSSNGGLEIKIQNNYPTKEYASFGDILKKFIQDNQLENVKRLGMAVPGPVINGKSHPARLGWNLDVEEFKKDFAFERIDMLNDQEASAYGMGILEDSDLDPIYTSGHLEKGNVAILAPGHGLGEAGYFYDGKYLRPFATEGGHSEFSPRTNVEVEFYQFLNNIYGIVSWENVLSKTGLFNIYRFLRDVKRHPEPEWLSERLTNGNFVQEIYKAAVEEDVLICKITLDTFLEFLAREANNLTLKLKATGGLLIAGDIPQEIREYINKDKFYEKYKISDKMEEMLRNIPIYLIKHDHTALNGAALYTAYYQE, from the coding sequence ATGATTTTAAATCCAAAATTTCCACTTTATTTACCGGGAGTAAAAAACGGGAACAATGATAATGTATCTATCATTGGTGCAAACCTTCGCGAAGATATTACAACTTTAGGCTATTTTGTTTCTAGTAACGGAGGTCTTGAGATTAAAATCCAAAATAATTATCCTACCAAAGAATATGCTTCTTTTGGAGATATCTTAAAAAAGTTTATTCAGGATAACCAACTGGAAAATGTGAAAAGATTGGGAATGGCAGTTCCCGGACCTGTAATCAACGGGAAAAGTCACCCTGCGAGATTGGGCTGGAATCTTGATGTAGAAGAATTTAAAAAAGATTTTGCATTTGAAAGAATTGACATGCTTAATGATCAGGAAGCTTCAGCTTACGGTATGGGTATTCTTGAAGATTCAGATCTTGATCCTATTTATACAAGCGGTCACCTTGAAAAAGGAAATGTCGCAATTTTGGCACCCGGACACGGATTGGGTGAGGCAGGATATTTTTATGATGGTAAATATTTAAGACCGTTTGCAACGGAAGGAGGTCATTCAGAATTTTCTCCAAGAACCAACGTTGAGGTTGAGTTTTACCAGTTCCTAAACAATATCTATGGCATTGTAAGTTGGGAAAACGTTTTGTCTAAAACAGGTTTATTTAATATTTACAGATTCTTAAGAGATGTAAAAAGACATCCGGAGCCTGAATGGCTATCTGAAAGATTGACTAACGGAAATTTTGTTCAGGAAATTTATAAAGCAGCCGTTGAAGAAGATGTGTTGATCTGTAAAATTACACTGGATACATTCCTGGAATTCTTAGCAAGAGAGGCAAATAACCTTACTTTGAAGCTAAAAGCAACAGGAGGGTTATTAATTGCTGGAGATATTCCTCAGGAGATCAGAGAATATATTAATAAAGACAAATTCTACGAAAAATATAAGATCAGCGATAAAATGGAAGAAATGCTCAGAAATATTCCGATATATCTGATTAAGCATGATCACACAGCACTTAACGGTGCAGCACTTTATACCGCTTACTATCAAGAATAA
- a CDS encoding YceI family protein produces MKKIFLLAVLASGLAFGQSKKVVGSDVQWWGYKIAKSEASSHTGTVKVKSGDMVVKGNQLVGGSFVLDMTSITSTDLTGEYQQKLNGHLKNGDFFEVEKFPTATFKITGVKKNNDKVYTSLVTGNLTVKGKTNAISFPAKITYANGTVSLASNKFAIDRQKFDVAYKSTMQDVLVKDDMDLLVKVTAK; encoded by the coding sequence ATGAAAAAAATATTTTTATTAGCGGTTTTAGCTAGTGGTTTAGCGTTCGGACAATCAAAAAAAGTAGTTGGTTCTGATGTTCAGTGGTGGGGGTACAAGATTGCAAAATCTGAAGCAAGCTCTCATACAGGTACTGTAAAAGTAAAATCTGGTGATATGGTAGTGAAAGGAAACCAATTGGTTGGCGGTTCTTTCGTTTTAGATATGACTTCTATCACTTCTACAGACCTTACAGGTGAATATCAGCAGAAACTGAATGGTCACCTTAAAAACGGAGATTTCTTCGAGGTTGAAAAATTCCCTACTGCAACTTTCAAAATTACTGGAGTAAAGAAAAATAACGATAAAGTTTACACTTCTTTAGTAACAGGAAACCTTACAGTAAAAGGAAAAACTAACGCAATTTCTTTCCCTGCAAAGATTACTTATGCAAACGGAACAGTTAGTTTAGCTTCAAACAAATTCGCGATCGACAGACAAAAATTCGACGTTGCTTACAAATCTACAATGCAGGATGTTCTTGTGAAAGATGATATGGATTTGCTTGTAAAAGTAACAGCAAAATAA